From Streptomyces zhihengii, the proteins below share one genomic window:
- a CDS encoding acetyl-CoA C-acetyltransferase: MSETTGNTSVIVAGARTPMGRLLGSLKSFSGADLGGFAIKAALERAGIGGDQVQYVIMGQVLQAGAGQIPARQAAVKGGIPMNVPALTVNKVCLSGLDAIALADQLIRAGEFDVIVAGGQESMTNAPHLLPKSREGYKYGAIEMLDAMAYDGLTDSFENVAMGESTEKHNTRLGIPRDVQDEIAALSHQRAAAAQKNGIFEAEITPVEIPQRKGDPIVFSQDEGIRAETTTESLGKLRPAFAKDGTITAGTSSQISDGAAAVVVMSKAKAEELGLEWIAEIGAHGNVAGPDNSLQSQPSNAIAHALKKEGLQVGDLDLIEINEAFAAVAHQSMKDLGVTPEKVNVNGGAIALGHPIGMSGARVVLHLALELGRRGGGVGAAALCGGGGQGDALIVRVPAK; this comes from the coding sequence ATGTCTGAAACGACCGGTAACACCTCCGTGATCGTCGCGGGCGCCCGTACGCCCATGGGCCGCCTGCTCGGCTCGCTGAAGTCGTTCTCCGGAGCCGACCTCGGCGGCTTCGCGATCAAGGCCGCCCTGGAGCGCGCCGGCATCGGCGGCGACCAGGTGCAGTACGTGATCATGGGGCAGGTGCTCCAGGCCGGGGCGGGGCAGATCCCGGCGCGCCAGGCGGCCGTCAAGGGCGGCATCCCGATGAACGTCCCCGCCCTCACCGTCAACAAGGTGTGCCTCTCCGGCCTCGACGCCATCGCCCTCGCGGACCAGCTCATCCGCGCCGGCGAGTTCGACGTGATCGTCGCCGGCGGCCAGGAGTCCATGACCAACGCGCCGCACCTGCTGCCGAAGTCCCGCGAGGGATACAAGTACGGTGCGATCGAGATGCTCGACGCCATGGCCTACGACGGTCTCACCGACTCCTTCGAGAACGTCGCCATGGGCGAGTCCACCGAGAAGCACAACACCCGCCTCGGCATCCCGCGCGACGTCCAGGACGAGATCGCCGCCCTCTCCCACCAGCGGGCCGCCGCCGCGCAGAAGAACGGGATCTTCGAGGCCGAGATCACGCCCGTCGAGATCCCGCAGCGCAAGGGCGACCCGATCGTCTTCTCCCAGGACGAGGGCATCCGCGCGGAGACCACCACCGAGTCCCTGGGCAAGCTGCGCCCCGCCTTCGCCAAGGACGGCACCATCACCGCCGGCACCTCCTCGCAGATCTCCGACGGCGCCGCCGCCGTGGTCGTGATGAGCAAGGCCAAGGCCGAGGAGCTCGGCCTGGAGTGGATCGCCGAGATCGGCGCGCACGGCAACGTCGCGGGCCCGGACAACTCCCTCCAGTCGCAGCCGTCGAACGCCATCGCGCACGCCCTGAAGAAGGAGGGCCTCCAGGTCGGCGACCTGGACCTCATCGAGATCAACGAGGCGTTCGCCGCGGTCGCCCACCAGTCGATGAAGGACCTCGGCGTCACCCCGGAGAAGGTGAACGTGAACGGCGGCGCCATCGCGCTCGGCCACCCCATCGGCATGTCCGGCGCCCGTGTCGTCCTCCACCTCGCGCTGGAGCTGGGGCGCCGCGGCGGAGGCGTCGGCGCGGCCGCGCTGTGCGGCGGCGGCGGCCAGGGCGACGCGCTGATCGTGCGGGTCCCGGCCAAGTAA
- the mce gene encoding methylmalonyl-CoA epimerase produces the protein MLTRIDHIGIACFDLDKTVEFYRATYGFEVFHSEVNEEQGVREAMLKINETSDGGASYLQLLEPTREDSAVGKWLAKNGEGVHHIAFGTEDVDADAADIRDKGVRVLYDEPRKGSMGSRITFLHPKDCHGVLTELVTSATEH, from the coding sequence ATGCTGACGCGAATCGACCACATCGGGATCGCCTGTTTCGACCTCGACAAGACCGTCGAGTTCTACCGGGCGACATACGGCTTCGAGGTGTTCCACTCCGAGGTCAACGAGGAGCAGGGCGTCCGCGAGGCCATGCTCAAGATCAACGAGACCTCCGACGGCGGGGCCTCCTACCTCCAGCTCCTGGAGCCCACCCGCGAGGACTCCGCGGTCGGCAAGTGGCTGGCGAAGAACGGTGAGGGCGTCCACCACATCGCCTTCGGCACCGAGGACGTGGACGCGGACGCCGCGGACATCCGCGACAAGGGCGTCCGCGTGCTCTACGACGAGCCGCGCAAGGGCTCGATGGGCTCCCGGATCACCTTCCTGCACCCCAAGGACTGCCACGGTGTGCTGACCGAACTCGTCACCTCTGCAACGGAGCACTGA
- the scy gene encoding polarized growth protein Scy gives MRGYERQESHRADDDHLSRFEAEMDRLKTEREKAVQHAEDLGYQVEVLRAKLHEARRNLASRPSYDTGDLGYQAEQLLRNAQIQADQLRSDAERELREARAQTQRILQEHAEHQARLQAELHAEAVQRRQRLDQELAERRQTVESHVNENVAWAEQLRARTESQAQRLVDQSRAEAEQALAAARAEAARVAEESRRRLGSEAEAARAEAEALLLRARKDAERLLNAASSQAQEATAHAEQLRTSTTAESDQARQQAAELSRTAGSRLQEAEEKLREARSESEKLVSEAKESAARQLASAESVNEQRTRTAKAEIARLVAEATKEAETLKAEAESALADARAESEKLVAAAGEKARTAAAEDSAAQLAKAARTAEEVLTKASEDARATTRAAGEEAERIRREAEAEADRLRGEAAEQADELKGAAKDDTKEYRAKTVELQEEARRLRGEAEQLRAEAVAEGERIRGEARREAVQQIEEAARTAEELLTKARTDADELRAKAAGDSEKVRTEAIERATALRKQAEETLERTRAEADRLRAEAEEQADAVRSAADTAADELRADTERAVAARQEEAAGELTRLHTEAESRLAGAEENLAEARAEGERIRREAAEETERLRTEAAERLRTLREQAEQEADRLRTEAASDASASRAEAEALAVRLHSDAAAEAERLKTEAQETADRIRTEAAAAAERVGAEAAEALAAAQEEAARRRRTAEETLDSARAEADQERERAREQSEELLASARKRVEEAQAEAQRLVEEADRRATEMVAAAEQTAQQVRDSVNGLQEQAEQEITGLRSAAEHAAERTRGEAQEEADRVRADAYAERERAAEDASRLRERAQEETDAAKALAERTTADAIAEADRLRSDTAEYAQRMRTEASDAVATAEQDASRTRADAREDANRIRSEAAAQADALVGEATSESERLHTEASELRAAADAETTRLLTEAEQIKVDGEAEIEQMRAAVRAEREQVLDEARRAADKRRADAAAQADQLVAEAAGEAERLRAEASETVGSAQQAAERIAAEARRVKAEGESTAERMRSEARTEADRLLDEARESAARRRADAAEQADQLIAKAQEEALRAATLAEEQADTMVGAARKEAERLVAESTVEGNSLVEKARTDADELLVGARRDATAIRERGEELRARVEAEIEELHTRARRETAEQMKTAGERVDHLVKAAEEQRAEAEAKAKELVADANSEASKVRIAAVKKAETLLKEAGAKKTELVREAERVKAEAEQEAERMIAEGKRELDVLVRRREDIQAEISRVQDVLEALESFEAPTGGKGSAQSGSGAGGVKAGAAAGGTRSSGKPSDG, from the coding sequence GTGCGGGGCTACGAACGCCAGGAGAGCCACCGAGCTGACGACGACCACCTCTCGCGGTTCGAAGCCGAGATGGACCGGCTGAAGACCGAGCGGGAGAAGGCCGTCCAGCATGCCGAGGACCTCGGCTACCAGGTCGAGGTATTGCGTGCCAAGCTCCACGAGGCACGCCGCAATCTCGCCTCCCGCCCCTCCTACGACACCGGCGATCTCGGTTACCAGGCCGAGCAGTTGCTCCGGAACGCGCAGATCCAGGCGGACCAGCTCCGCTCGGACGCCGAGCGCGAGCTGCGCGAGGCCCGCGCCCAGACGCAGCGCATCCTCCAGGAGCACGCCGAGCACCAGGCCCGGCTCCAGGCGGAGCTGCACGCCGAGGCGGTCCAGCGCCGCCAGCGGCTCGACCAGGAGCTGGCCGAACGCCGTCAGACCGTCGAGTCGCACGTCAACGAGAACGTCGCGTGGGCCGAGCAGCTCCGCGCCCGCACGGAGTCCCAGGCCCAGCGCCTGGTCGACCAGTCCCGTGCCGAGGCCGAGCAGGCGCTGGCCGCGGCCCGCGCGGAAGCCGCCCGGGTCGCCGAGGAGAGCCGCAGGCGGCTCGGCAGCGAGGCGGAGGCCGCCCGTGCCGAGGCCGAGGCGCTGCTGCTGCGGGCCCGCAAGGACGCCGAGCGCCTGCTGAACGCCGCCTCCAGCCAGGCGCAGGAGGCGACCGCCCACGCCGAGCAGCTCCGCACCTCGACGACCGCCGAGTCCGACCAGGCCCGTCAGCAGGCCGCCGAGCTCAGCCGCACCGCCGGGTCCCGCCTCCAGGAGGCCGAGGAGAAGCTCCGCGAGGCCCGCTCCGAGTCGGAGAAGCTGGTCTCGGAGGCGAAGGAGTCGGCCGCCAGGCAGCTCGCGTCGGCCGAGTCGGTCAACGAGCAGCGCACCCGTACCGCCAAGGCGGAGATCGCCCGCCTGGTCGCCGAGGCGACCAAGGAGGCCGAGACCCTCAAGGCGGAGGCCGAGTCCGCGCTGGCGGACGCACGGGCCGAGTCCGAGAAGCTGGTGGCCGCCGCGGGCGAGAAGGCCCGCACGGCGGCGGCGGAGGACTCCGCCGCCCAGCTCGCCAAGGCCGCCCGCACCGCCGAGGAGGTGCTCACCAAGGCGTCCGAGGACGCCAGGGCGACCACCAGGGCCGCCGGCGAGGAGGCCGAGCGCATCCGGCGCGAGGCCGAGGCCGAGGCGGACCGGCTGCGCGGCGAGGCCGCCGAGCAGGCCGACGAGCTCAAGGGCGCGGCCAAGGACGACACCAAGGAGTACCGCGCCAAGACGGTCGAGCTCCAGGAGGAGGCCCGCAGGCTGCGCGGCGAGGCCGAGCAGCTGCGCGCGGAGGCGGTCGCCGAGGGCGAGCGGATCCGGGGCGAGGCGCGGCGCGAGGCCGTCCAGCAGATCGAGGAGGCGGCCAGGACCGCCGAGGAACTGCTCACCAAGGCCCGCACGGACGCCGACGAGCTGCGCGCCAAGGCCGCGGGCGACAGCGAGAAGGTCCGCACCGAGGCGATCGAGCGGGCCACCGCCCTGCGCAAGCAGGCCGAGGAGACGCTGGAGCGCACCCGCGCCGAGGCCGACCGGCTGCGGGCCGAGGCGGAGGAGCAGGCGGACGCGGTGCGCTCCGCCGCCGACACCGCCGCCGACGAGCTGCGCGCGGACACCGAGCGCGCGGTCGCGGCACGGCAGGAGGAGGCCGCCGGCGAGCTGACCCGGCTGCACACCGAGGCCGAGAGCCGGCTGGCGGGCGCCGAGGAGAACCTGGCCGAGGCGCGGGCCGAGGGCGAGCGGATCCGGCGCGAGGCCGCCGAGGAGACGGAGCGGCTGCGCACCGAGGCCGCCGAGCGGCTGCGCACGCTCCGGGAGCAGGCGGAGCAGGAGGCCGACCGGCTGCGCACGGAGGCCGCGTCCGACGCGTCCGCCTCCCGCGCGGAGGCCGAGGCGCTGGCGGTGCGGCTGCACAGCGACGCCGCGGCCGAGGCCGAGCGGCTGAAGACCGAGGCGCAGGAGACCGCGGACCGGATCCGCACCGAGGCCGCGGCGGCCGCCGAGCGCGTCGGCGCCGAGGCCGCCGAGGCACTCGCCGCGGCCCAGGAGGAGGCCGCCCGGCGCCGCCGGACGGCGGAGGAGACCCTCGACTCGGCGCGTGCCGAGGCCGACCAGGAGCGCGAGCGGGCCCGGGAGCAGAGCGAGGAGCTGCTGGCGTCCGCCCGCAAGCGGGTCGAGGAGGCGCAGGCCGAGGCGCAGCGGCTGGTCGAGGAGGCCGACCGCCGTGCCACCGAGATGGTCGCGGCGGCCGAGCAGACGGCGCAGCAGGTCCGCGACTCGGTGAACGGGCTCCAGGAGCAGGCCGAGCAGGAGATCACGGGTCTGCGCAGCGCGGCCGAGCACGCTGCGGAGCGCACCCGGGGCGAGGCGCAGGAGGAGGCGGACCGGGTCCGTGCCGACGCCTACGCCGAGCGGGAGCGGGCCGCCGAGGACGCCTCGCGGCTGCGGGAGCGGGCGCAGGAGGAGACGGACGCGGCGAAGGCGCTCGCCGAGCGCACCACGGCGGACGCCATCGCCGAGGCGGACCGTCTGCGGTCCGACACCGCGGAGTACGCCCAGCGGATGCGCACCGAGGCGTCGGACGCGGTCGCGACGGCCGAGCAGGACGCCTCGCGCACCCGTGCCGACGCCCGCGAGGACGCCAACCGGATCCGTTCGGAGGCGGCCGCGCAGGCGGACGCGCTGGTCGGTGAGGCGACCTCCGAGTCGGAGCGGCTGCACACGGAGGCGTCGGAGCTGCGGGCCGCGGCCGACGCCGAGACCACCCGGCTGCTCACCGAGGCCGAGCAGATCAAGGTGGACGGCGAGGCCGAGATCGAGCAGATGCGCGCCGCGGTGCGCGCCGAGCGCGAGCAGGTCCTCGACGAGGCGCGCAGGGCGGCCGACAAGCGGCGCGCCGACGCGGCGGCCCAGGCCGACCAGCTCGTCGCCGAGGCGGCCGGCGAGGCCGAGCGGCTGCGCGCGGAGGCGTCGGAGACGGTCGGGTCGGCGCAGCAGGCGGCCGAGCGCATCGCGGCCGAGGCACGCCGGGTCAAGGCCGAGGGCGAGTCGACCGCCGAGCGGATGCGTTCCGAGGCGCGCACGGAGGCCGACCGGCTGCTGGACGAGGCGCGCGAGTCGGCGGCCAGGCGCCGTGCCGACGCGGCCGAGCAGGCCGACCAGTTGATCGCGAAGGCCCAGGAGGAGGCGCTGCGCGCCGCGACCTTGGCCGAGGAGCAGGCGGACACCATGGTCGGCGCGGCCCGCAAGGAGGCCGAGCGGCTGGTCGCCGAGTCCACCGTCGAGGGCAACTCGCTGGTGGAGAAGGCCCGTACGGACGCCGACGAGCTGCTGGTCGGCGCGCGCCGGGACGCGACCGCCATAAGGGAGCGCGGCGAGGAGCTGCGGGCCCGGGTCGAGGCCGAGATCGAGGAACTGCACACCCGGGCGCGGCGGGAGACGGCCGAGCAGATGAAGACCGCCGGCGAGCGGGTCGACCATCTGGTCAAGGCCGCCGAGGAGCAGCGCGCCGAGGCGGAGGCCAAGGCCAAGGAGCTGGTCGCGGACGCCAATTCGGAGGCGAGCAAGGTGCGCATCGCCGCCGTGAAGAAGGCGGAGACCCTCCTGAAGGAGGCCGGCGCCAAGAAGACCGAGCTGGTCCGCGAGGCCGAGCGCGTCAAGGCGGAGGCCGAGCAGGAGGCCGAGCGGATGATCGCGGAGGGCAAGCGGGAGCTCGACGTGCTGGTGCGGCGGCGCGAGGACATCCAGGCGGAGATCTCCCGTGTCCAGGACGTGCTGGAGGCGTTGGAGTCCTTCGAGGCTCCGACGGGGGGCAAGGGTTCGGCTCAGAGCGGCTCGGGCGCGGGGGGCGTCAAGGCGGGAGCCGCCGCGGGGGGCACACGTTCGAGTGGCAAGCCATCCGACGGCTAG
- a CDS encoding cellulose-binding protein, translating to MSDTSSPFGFELVRRGYDRGQVDDRITKLVADRDSALTRITSLEKRIEELHLETQNAQAQVNDAEPSYAGLGARVEKILRLAEEEAKDLREEARRAAEQHRELAESAAQQVRNDAESFAAERKAKAEDEGVRIVEKAKGDAQTLRGDAQKDAQSKREEADALFEETRAKAAQAAADFETNLAKRREQSERDLASRQAKAEKRLAEIEHRAEQLRLEAEKLRTDAERRARQTVETAQRQAEDIVADANAKADRIRSESERELAALTNRRDSINAQLTNVREMLATLTGAAVAAAGTPADDEPISRGVPAQQSR from the coding sequence ATGAGCGACACTTCCTCCCCCTTCGGCTTCGAGCTCGTGCGGCGTGGTTACGACCGCGGTCAGGTGGACGACCGCATTACCAAACTCGTCGCCGACCGTGATAGTGCTCTGACCCGAATCACCTCTCTGGAAAAGCGCATCGAGGAGCTCCACCTCGAAACGCAGAACGCCCAGGCCCAGGTCAACGACGCCGAGCCGTCGTACGCCGGTCTCGGCGCGCGTGTCGAGAAGATCCTCCGCCTCGCCGAGGAGGAGGCGAAGGACCTGCGCGAGGAGGCCCGCCGCGCCGCCGAGCAGCACCGGGAGCTCGCCGAGTCCGCCGCCCAGCAGGTGCGCAACGACGCCGAGTCGTTCGCCGCCGAGCGGAAGGCCAAGGCCGAGGACGAGGGCGTCCGGATCGTCGAGAAGGCCAAGGGCGACGCCCAGACGCTGCGCGGCGACGCGCAGAAGGACGCGCAGTCCAAGCGCGAGGAGGCGGACGCCCTCTTCGAGGAGACCCGCGCCAAGGCCGCCCAGGCCGCCGCCGACTTCGAGACCAACCTGGCCAAGCGCCGCGAGCAGTCGGAGCGCGACCTGGCCTCGCGTCAGGCCAAGGCGGAGAAGCGTCTGGCGGAGATCGAGCACCGCGCCGAGCAGCTCCGCCTGGAGGCCGAGAAGCTGCGCACCGACGCCGAGCGCCGCGCCCGCCAGACGGTGGAGACCGCGCAGCGCCAGGCCGAGGACATCGTCGCCGACGCGAACGCCAAGGCCGACCGGATCCGCAGCGAATCGGAGCGCGAGCTGGCGGCGCTGACCAACCGCCGCGACTCGATCAACGCCCAGCTCACCAACGTCCGCGAGATGCTGGCCACGCTGACGGGCGCGGCCGTGGCCGCGGCCGGCACCCCGGCGGACGACGAGCCGATCTCCCGCGGCGTCCCGGCGCAGCAGTCCCGCTGA
- a CDS encoding ABC transporter ATP-binding protein, giving the protein MIELEGLTKHFGKKVAVDNLSFTVRPGVVTGFLGPNGAGKSTTMRMMLDLDNPTRGRVRIDGRHYRDLDEPLKYIGALLDAKAMHGGRSAYNNLLCLAQANRIPARRVAEVLDVVGLTAVAKKKSKGFSLGMGQRLGIASALLGDPEILMFDEPVNGLDPEGIHWIRNLMKALAQEGRTIFVSSHLMSEMALTADHLIVIGQGKLLADTSMADFIHKNSRSYVRLRTPQRERLLDVLHGAGMIAVESGNGTLEIDGATTEALGELAAEHRITLHELSAQRASLEEAFMQMTAGAVEYHAHSTGDLPDAPPPTGPAAPQWAPRNEGA; this is encoded by the coding sequence ATGATCGAGCTCGAGGGTCTCACCAAACATTTCGGCAAGAAGGTCGCGGTCGACAACCTCTCCTTCACGGTGCGCCCGGGGGTGGTGACCGGATTCCTCGGTCCCAACGGGGCGGGCAAGTCGACCACGATGCGCATGATGCTGGATCTGGACAACCCCACCCGCGGGAGGGTCCGGATCGACGGCAGGCACTACCGGGACCTCGACGAACCGCTCAAGTACATCGGCGCGCTGCTCGACGCGAAGGCCATGCACGGCGGTCGCAGCGCGTACAACAACCTCCTCTGCCTCGCCCAGGCCAACCGCATCCCCGCGCGCCGGGTCGCGGAAGTGCTCGACGTCGTCGGTCTGACGGCGGTGGCGAAGAAGAAGTCCAAGGGATTCTCCCTTGGTATGGGCCAACGCCTCGGAATCGCCTCGGCGCTGCTCGGCGACCCCGAGATCCTGATGTTCGACGAGCCGGTGAACGGTCTGGATCCCGAGGGAATTCACTGGATCCGCAATCTGATGAAAGCCCTCGCGCAGGAAGGCCGGACGATCTTCGTCTCGTCCCACCTGATGAGCGAAATGGCCCTCACGGCGGACCACTTGATCGTCATCGGACAGGGCAAGCTGCTCGCCGACACATCGATGGCCGATTTCATTCACAAGAACTCCCGCAGTTATGTACGACTGCGCACCCCGCAGCGCGAACGCCTCCTCGACGTCCTGCACGGCGCCGGCATGATCGCCGTCGAGTCCGGCAACGGCACCCTGGAGATCGACGGGGCGACGACCGAGGCCCTCGGCGAGCTCGCCGCCGAGCACCGGATCACGCTGCACGAGCTGAGCGCCCAGCGCGCCTCGCTCGAAGAGGCCTTCATGCAGATGACGGCGGGAGCCGTGGAGTACCACGCGCACTCCACCGGCGACCTCCCCGACGCACCCCCGCCGACCGGCCCCGCCGCCCCGCAGTGGGCCCCGCGCAACGAGGGAGCCTGA